Sequence from the Hamadaea flava genome:
AGCAGGCGCCGCCGGCCGAGTTCTTCGCCAACCCGCAGACGGAGCGCGCCCGGGACTTCCTGGGCAAGGTTCTGACCCACTGACCGTGCGGGGTCGCGCGACGACCAGAGTTCTCCGCTGCCGGTCCGATGCCGGTTTGCGGTGTTGAGGGAGGAGACACCATGCGTTTGACGCGCATCGCCGCGGTGGCATTGACCGCCGCGCTCGCGCTCGGCGCGGCCGCCTGTGGCGGCAGCGATGATGACACTTCGAGCAAGTTCGCCGCTGGTTCGACGATGGAGAAGCTGGCGAAGGCCGGCAAGATCAAGATCGGCACGAAGTTCGACCAGCCGCTGTTCGGCCTGAAGGGCCTGGACGGCAAGCCGGCCGGCTTCGACGTCGAGATCGGCAAGATCCTGGCCAAGGAGCTGGGGATCGACGCCGACAAGATCGAGTGGGTCGAGTCGCAGTCGAAGGTCCGCGAGGACTACATCGTGCAGGACAAGGTGGACCTGGTCGTGGCGACGTACACGATCAACGACACCCGCAAGGAGAAGGTCTCCTTCGCCGGCCCGTACTTCATCGCCGGCCAGGACATCCTCGTCCGCAAGGACGACACCTCGATCACCGGCCCGGAGTCCTTCCAGGCCGGCGACAAGAAGGTCTGCTCCGTGACCGGCTCCACCCCGGCCAAGAACATCGAGCAGTACCTCAAGGACAAGAACACCCAGCTGGTGCTGTTCGACGTCTACTCGAAGTGCCTGGACGCCCTGGCCAACAAGCAGGTCGACGCCCTGACCACGGACAACGTGATCCTGTCGGGCTACGCCAGCAAGGAGCCGGACAAGTACAAGGTGCTCGGCCAGCCGTTCACCCGCGAGCCCTACGGCATCGGCGTGAAGAAGGACGACAAGGTCTTCCGCGACTGGATCAACGACGTCCTCGAGACGGCGTTCAAGGACGGCCGTTACAAGACCGCCTGGGACGCCTCGCTCAAGGACCTCATCAAGATCCCGGACGCGCTGTCCATCCAGCGTTACTGAGTCAACCCCGTGTGGCCCGGGCTGCCTAGCCCGGGCCACACCTTGCAGAGAAGGGGCACGCCGTGGAGGTCTTCTCCGAGAAGCTCGGCGTCTTCTGGCACGGCTATCTCGGCACGCTGGAGATGTCGCTGCTCGCCGCGATCGGCGCGCTGATCCTGGGCAGCCTCGTCGCGGTGTTGCGCATCGCGCCGCTGCCCCCGTTGCGTGGTGTCGGAACCGCGTACGTGACGGTCTTCCGCAACATCCCGCTGACCGTGGTCATGTTCTTCACCGCGTTCGCCTTGCCGCTGCTCGGCAGTGACGCGGGCTTCCTGAAGGTGCCGGGGTTGAAGGAGCTGATCACCCCGCTCGGCACGGACCTGCCCTACTTCCGGTTCGCCACCATCGCGTTGACGGTCTACACCGCGGCCTTCATCTGCGAGGCGCTGCGCGCCGGCATCGGCGCCGTCCCGACCGGCCAGGCCGAGGCGGCCCGGTCGCTGGGCCTGACCTTCGGGCAGAACCTGAGCTACGTGGTGCTGCCGCAGGCGTGGAAGTACGCGGTGGTGCCGCTCGGCAGCGTCATCATCGCGATGATCAAGAACTCGGCACTGGCGGCGGCCTTCGGTGTCATCGCGACGCTGATGGGCGTCGTCGACGAACTCGTCTCCCAGGAGTACTACGACACCATCCCGGTGTTCCTCGGCGTCGTGGTCGGCTACCTCACCATGACGATTCCGCTCGGGCTGGCGCTGGACGCCGTCGAGCGCTCGCAGAAGAAGGCGGTCCGCCGATGAGCAGCGTCCTCTACGACTCGCCCGGCCCGCGTACCAAGGCGATGACGGTCATCGGCAGCATCGTCGCGGTGCCGCTCATCGCCGCCGCCGTCTACTTCTGGATCTACCGCCCGCTCGCTGACGCCGGCCAGTTCGAGGGCAAGCTGTGGGGCCCGATCGTCGACCCGAACAACCAGTACTTCTCGCTCGTCTGGGAGCGCTGGGGGGACGGCTGGCTCAACACGCTCAAGGCTGCGGTCCTGTCCATCGTCGCCTCGCTCGTGCTCGGGTCGTTGATCGCCCTGGTACGCCGGGAGCTGCGTGAACTGCGTGACCGCCGGTTCCCCGGCCTCACGCTGGCTCCAGTCCTGCGGGGCGGTGTCCTGGCGGGGCGCGGCCTGACCCGGGGCTGGGTCGAGATCGCCCGGGGTACGCCGGTCGTGACGACGTTGTTCTTCGTCTTCATGGTGCTGC
This genomic interval carries:
- a CDS encoding glutamate ABC transporter substrate-binding protein; protein product: MRLTRIAAVALTAALALGAAACGGSDDDTSSKFAAGSTMEKLAKAGKIKIGTKFDQPLFGLKGLDGKPAGFDVEIGKILAKELGIDADKIEWVESQSKVREDYIVQDKVDLVVATYTINDTRKEKVSFAGPYFIAGQDILVRKDDTSITGPESFQAGDKKVCSVTGSTPAKNIEQYLKDKNTQLVLFDVYSKCLDALANKQVDALTTDNVILSGYASKEPDKYKVLGQPFTREPYGIGVKKDDKVFRDWINDVLETAFKDGRYKTAWDASLKDLIKIPDALSIQRY
- a CDS encoding amino acid ABC transporter permease, with the translated sequence MEVFSEKLGVFWHGYLGTLEMSLLAAIGALILGSLVAVLRIAPLPPLRGVGTAYVTVFRNIPLTVVMFFTAFALPLLGSDAGFLKVPGLKELITPLGTDLPYFRFATIALTVYTAAFICEALRAGIGAVPTGQAEAARSLGLTFGQNLSYVVLPQAWKYAVVPLGSVIIAMIKNSALAAAFGVIATLMGVVDELVSQEYYDTIPVFLGVVVGYLTMTIPLGLALDAVERSQKKAVRR